In Maylandia zebra isolate NMK-2024a linkage group LG9, Mzebra_GT3a, whole genome shotgun sequence, the genomic stretch CACAGGAAGATGATCGGAGATGCGCAACTCGGATATTTCCGTGATGCACACATCCAACCCGTGGGAGAGCACCAAGTCCAGAGTGTGACCTTTTTCATGCGTGAGACCAGTAACCCACTGGGTCAAGTTAAAAGAgtcaataatatttaaaaagtccTTGACCAAAAGTTTAGAGTCACAGCagacatggatgttaaaatcaccaagGATTAAAAAACTGTCAAATTTAAGAACGATTCCAGCCATAAAACCTGAAAACTCTTTGATAAAATCCTTGTTAAACTTGGGAGGGCGATATATGAGGGCACACAGCAAAGGCGCAGCAAAATTCAGGTGTAACTCAAACAGCTGGTGTTCAAAACTAGAAAATGAGTCGTGCTGTAATGTTTGATGGCAATGAAATCGAGCGTTGAACACGGTGGCTAAGGCTCCCCCCCTACCAGAGGACTGAGGGAGGCTGAAGAATGAGAAATTAGGAGGGACCAGTTCCGAAAAAGCTACAGACTCACCGGGTTGAAGCCATGTTTCTGTCAGAAACAGAAAGTCCAGCTGTTGTGACTTTAGGAAGTCGTTTAATACAAACGTCTTGTTTGCTAATGATCTTACATTTAGTAAAGCCACGCAGAGCGAGGGCATTTTGGGATAAAATAGAGAAGGATAAGGCTAGCCAAGCCAAAGCAAAGCTAGCAGAGTTGACGGACGTGTCGCCATGCATACTGCTGGCGCCATCTTGGAAAAAGTTTAACCATTTGCTTATCTGAAACAGACTTTTCAATAAAGGTCTTTTTTCACCAttctttgattatttttttggtCTGTTTCTTGGCACTGTAccaatcagaattgttgtctgaggGCCAAGAAAAATGCCCAACAGATTTGTTTTCCCAAGTGGACCAGTACAGCTGTGCCATACTGGACCAAGAGAAAAGACACAATAAGTCTGCTACATTACCTGATGGGAAaggaagaaaacaagcaaaaagagaACAACACAGTAGGGAGACCACAGCAACATCCTAGATAAGCAGAAGTAACTGTAAATCATACATTTTGAATGATACCGAGCACAATATGCTTAAAGGGAGCAGCCAAGGAAGATAGcgtgtgtctgtgaacacccgtgtgcgtGAGCGTGCCTgcattcaaaaggtttctccatgaaTGCTACTATCCATATCTGATAGTAgttgtggggagccatagccctgcCCCTCCAGGAAATGAAGCAGGCGTGAAGGATATCCAGGCCCAGACATCTAAAGGCCCCCCAGAACATAAGAGTCCAAGGAGGTCCACCGAAAGGGCGGATGCGCCACCCTCCTagaaaagagctgaggagagcatCACCCTCACGACCGAGCCACCCGCACCAGGACCCGCCAAGCAGCCACTAGGAGTGAGACAGTACACACCCGAGCACCCAGCCCCAGACACCAAGAACTACAATGCACCAAGAGGTGAGgtcatcagccaccggcagggagtgtggtggggggagataggtgGGGGCCCgagatgttcccagagaggAAGAGTCTAAGACCCAAAAAGACACATAAACATAGACAAACAGGTACACAgtcacaaacatgcattcccaccctcatacacatatataaatacatactctataccccaaGGTCCAGGTGCCATCCTCCCCAGAGTGGCAATccgccaactcctcctcccagcTCCAAATGACAAACAGGGAAAGAAGGGggtgtgaagaccccatacctgACTCTGCCCGCTCATATGTGGTTTTGCTGCAATTTTATTGTTACATTCTTTAGCTCCTGTAATTATCTGGTGCTGTTTATAGCTCAAACAACATCATGGTGTAGAGATTGTATGTACTGACAGCTTCTTTGTGGATGAAACTGTGGTGCTATAATCCTAAAGCTATTTAAATGTGCGGTGCTTTTATGACTGATATTTTACAAAAAGTCTTCCTTTTGGTCAGGTGACAAGAAAAAATGCAACACTGCCAAAGTCTGAATGCTGGTATCAAACTGCTCTCACTACAGTATGTGTGAGTTTATGTTGACAGAGTATGTTTCTCCTCAACAAAGAGTCTGCTCTAAAGTAGAGATGGActgataccacttttttatgtccgataccgatatcataaatttggatatctgccgataccgatatgaatccgatatagtgttttttaatcaacaaaactgttttttaaatatcttgctgcattttgtataagttcatactcaagtttaaaacaacaactacactaaagctattctgttatacctgtatacaaaaaaaaaaaaaatttcatagttcagcaatactgatcaatgtaataaacttagacctacaccatcctccctattctggtattttaaagagtacttagcataaatattaagcaacctaactaatagggttccaactcccagcaacaacaaaaataaataaataaaaaatagggaaccacccctcacgctccacctcatgatgcttaatcgacgtaatcaaccttaatttgatgcagtgtgaaaaaaaatgcacagaaatcaattatttttcaagaaatattaaatagattcaacatctttcttcaacaaaattgcagactgcacagatggtaccttcccaaaggaaaaagtactatagcttactagggtatatatattagacttaatagtcactatatacagtaattgacttctattcattttgcatcaaattaaaactttgggtgtcggataattaattattaaaagctagacattttaaatgagaataagaaagaaaagtatgtctttgtgccccttttccctgttcatgccgtatcggcccccctggctaaaccctgcacagttaccagccgtcagctgcgtagaaaaagatcctcgagtagaaagtaatattaaatacattctaacaacagctgatcaagcttaaacgtgctgctgttgttcagccgctggtttcctctttctggtgcaaagtgggccaaaagcaaacaacagacacggactcgcgacagaaaagccgatcagctgatcgttaagcagtttcatgattgaagtagcagcaagaagaggcagtcgcttgttaagcttaacgcaggaatgctttacattcagagatggacttacacacttgctttacttctctcgggataactttgtcggagatgaaatgccgagttgctagcgaagctccaaatgctatccagaccaccgacaggtcccgcatgccacagccgctctatcacgtgatgcatactgctccgacgtgctaacgttctgaggcgagttacggcgtgttgcaagttttgtgaggtgctttcgtgatatttaatagatcggattacattttttatttttctccgatatccgatccagtcatttaggtcagtatcggaccgataccgatacgtaatatcggatcggtccatctctactctAAAGTCCTCTCCACCTCTGGAGACCATGCTACTAAGAGTTTTCTCATCAGATGTGACAGTGAATAAGAGTAAAGGTCCTTCTAATAACATCCGCACCCATCCCCAAAATGTGCCAACAGCTAGCTGATGTTACTGGTGCAGATGAAGCCACCTTGGTGGGCCTTATAACTGAATGGGACAAGATGGCCGTCAGGGACGAGGTGCAGCATCTGCCAGAGTGGAGTGCAAAGAACAACTTGTTCCTCATCACGAAGAAAACCAAGGTGGTCATTGCAGATGTCAGGATGAAGCAGAAGCACCCCCACCCCACAGAAACAACCACCTTctgctgctaacacaacttcagctctttgcaagCACCTGCACAGACTGCATGCTGACACTAAGAACAAATGACTTTCTTCTAGGAGTAATTAATCAATGAACAGCATTACTTTaaagaaaagtgttttttgtgtaacaCATTATTTTTTAGTAATGAATCCAATACTGATCACAACAACGTGGAGAAACATCTCCAACACAGACGAACATTTAACCACACCATTCAATTAATTTGCACAAATACAATGTCTTTGATATGTTGCTTAGCAATGGTGGCAACTGTGTGAAAGTCACCTGTCACCTCACTACTAAAGCTAAGGAAAAGTGCAGACGCTATGGTAAGCATGTAGTGAAGAAGGTCAGGGGTGCTCGAGGGAACAGTTGGACCAACCTTGCAGCAGACTGCTAGAGTATTTGACTCCTTCTGAAAGCTCACTGAACCGGGGATGGGGTTCCTTCTTTGATCTGCAAACAGCATGTGAATGATAATGGCAGCACAGTGTTATTGTTATACAATATTGGAATACCATACAGTAGGGCACATTTATGTCAAATTACAACTTCCATAGCTCTCACTTAGAGGTTCCCACCTCTGATTCTACAAATATTTCTATTTAAAGGTTTACTTATTAACAAAGGTCTACAACACAGGTGCAGTGACATTATCTAGACAATTTACATGATCATGTATGTTCATTTTTGTGGCTGAGATGAtcttttttttgaaaaactgTCATCTTTCTCCACAAATTCCACAAAAAATTGGAGTTTTCTTTTAGTATGTCTGGATTGTTCACTAATTGGAAAGCTTGTGGTTTGAGCCTAGATACTTCTGGTCTGCATGTAAAGTGTCCTTGATACCGAAAGCCCAATATCCCCGACGCAGAGACCAGAAACTAGTCATCACACTGGCTGCAATTAATGCCTTGAAATCATCCGAGTTTTCCCATTTACTATTTCTTGCTTGCAGTAGTCTCACGTTCCTTCTAGCTGATGACAGACCTCACAACTAATCACTTAAgtaactcagtgcatcatgggaagttcCCAGGAACCTAAACCTAGTGCTTcctaactaagggaggattcatggTAACCTGAtgcagccctaactatatgcagTATCAAAAGGGAAAATtctaagcctaatcttaaaagcagcAAGGTGACTGTTTCCCGAATCCAacctgggagctggttccacaggagaggggcctaaaagctgaaggctctgcctcccatacTGTTTTTAAATACTCCAGGAGCCACAGGTAAACCAGCAGTATCAGAGGAACTATTGTGGTGATATGGCACTATGAGGTCTTCAAAAAAAGATCAGGCCTTGTTACTTAAGACCTTGACTGTGAGGAGGATTTTGAATGTGATTCTGAATTTTAGCCAAGGAAAAGAAGCTGATATGGGAAAAATATCCTCTCAAGTCCAGGTTAGTGCTCTTATTACAGGATCAGCTCAAGGCTTTTCTAAAAATAGAGGCTGTCAAGGCCGCTGTGATTTAATGAGAGAGTCCTATCCTCATATTTTCACTGGTTTGCATCTTTTAGAAGCTGTTGAGCTACCCTTAACTTTGAGTCACATGACCTGTGCCTCTGTTGGCTAGCTTCTTGTTCACACCAAAAGATCCCAACTCAAGGAGAAATATTTGGGCACTTTATGCATAGAATCTGGCCAAGACATTCATTTAAAACTCCACCAACGTCACAAACACTCATACGGTCTGTTTATTGTGTTACCGGTTTGGTTAATCACTTTACCTGATAATGACACATGACATTTTCCAGCAAAATCCAGAAGTTTTATTGTTCTGCCCATCCACATAGTCCTCAAAGGTATCTGATGTAAGAGAGGGTCATTGTTGAGATCTCCAAGAGAGTTTGGCATGACTTAGTTATGCAATGAGCCTTACCCGGGACCCGACTGCACGATATAGACGGTCAATTTGGTCACAAGTCTGTTCCTCCCACACAATCCAGCTCATGGACATCTTGATTTTTGGGGCTGTTGGAGGAAATCATGTTGAAAGTTAGAAGACCAGTTTTTCATTCAGACAACTATATGTATCCAGCTCAGCGTTACGCACCAAATGTTGCACCAGTTTGTCCTTGTTCCCTTTGATTTTCCATTCTCTCAGACAGTGACATCAACGTGTTAAtcagctgcaaaagcacacacaagCAATCATGTTACAGTCCTGCTggtaaaaggtaaaaaaaaataaccatgATCTGCAACAGTTCTGAAAATGCTGACATTGTGCGAaagttggtaaaaaaaaattcatttgcAAATCTCAAAACAGCgacacatggaaaagtttcaggacctcgaggactggagttcgaGACCCCTGATCTAATCAGTATCTAAAGGAGTATCTTAAGGAGGTAGTGTTTCTCTGAAGTAAAGCTGGGGCAGAGGTTCAATAATCTTTACCAAGGTTTGCTTGTTATCAGTTCAAAACCCTGCATCTCTGATGTTATGGGGGTGCATTAGTGCCTATGGAGCTGGcagcttgcacatctggaaatGCTCTAACAATGCTGAAAGGCGTATATAGGGTTTTGAAATAGAAGACTCCTGTTGCTGAACTGGCCTGCCTGCAGACCTTTCACCAGCTGAGAACATCTGGTATTGAGATGTTGCTGCcataaaattcaaaatgagctcatattgtccttaaaatggaaaattttCTCAATGTAAACATTTAATAGATTTTCACGTTCTATTGTAAATAGACTGGGTTTATGAGACTTTCGGATCactacttttatttacattttacataacATCCCAACTTTTATGGAACTGGAGTTGTACGTTGCATGTTCTAACTCACGAGATGTGCTCCCATTGTGGCTAGAGTACCTCCCAGCTCATCAGCAGTACAATTCTCAGGGACCTGATAGAATTGCTGGTTGAGAATAGGCCCCACATCAAACCTGCAGGGTGATATTGAGCTCTGTTATGGTTGTtatcaggaaaaagaaaatactcAGACATTTATCTGCTGTTTACCTGTGAGGTCGGATCTGGATGATGGAGACTCCTGTCACACTGTCACCATGCAAGATGGTGTGGAAGATAGGAGCTGGACCGCGCCATCTTGGCAGCAGGCTAGGGTGAACATTCAAAATCCCACTGAAAGAGAATGCAGTGTCTGTTTCTGTGGATTTATATACAGGTTCTGATCTCATGCCTTGTGTAGAACAGCTTCAGTGCTCCTTAGAGCACAGTCAAGCCCATAATTATTCGTACTCCTGCACATTTTGACTTAAAGTTACTTTTATTTAACCAACGAGTTCGCTTTTTTTGACCGGAAATGACATGGGCGTCAATGTTGCACAAGAGGTATcgttgtggggaaaaaaatctcagcTTTGATTTAGATTTGAGCAAAAAGTGTTACGTTCAGAATTATTCATACCATTCTCAATAATCAATAGAAAAGCCTTTATTGGCTATTACATCAATCAAAAGCTTCCTATAATTGCAGACCAGCTTTTTTTGCACGTCTCCACGGGTATTTTCACCCATCTTTAGCAATGAGCTCCAACTCTTTCAGGTTGGAGGGTCTAAGACCCTTTAGCTCCCTGCACAGATTCTTAATTCAAGTCAGGACTCTGGCTGGGCCGCTGcgaaatgttaatgtttttgtctgcCAGCCATTTCTTCACCacttttgctgtgttttgggtCGTTGTCGTGCTGAAATGTTCGCCGGTGCCCAGGGCCAAGTTTCTCTGCAGACTGCCTGATGTTGTTGTGAAGAATCCTCatgtgttgctctttttttcatgGTGCCGTTCACTGTGATTACACTCCCTGGTCCATTGGCTGAAAAACATCCCCAAAGCATTAGGttcccaccaccatgtttgacaggaGGGGATGGTGTTCTCAAGGTTGGAggcttctccctttttttttttttttttttttaaacacctaATGAAGGAAACATCATTGTGATCAAATAATTCAATTTTTGATTCATTTGACCATAACACAGAAGACCAGAAATCTTCTTCCTTATCCAGATGAGCATTTGCAATTCTGGAGAATTGGCGTCCTCCTCAGTCTGCATCCGTGAAACCCAACAGTGTGCAGTATGCGTTGGACTGTCTGCCACCAACAGAGCCCAGATTCCCCAGGATGGCCTTAGTGGTGGACCTTGGATTCTTTTTCACCTCTTTCACTATCTTATCTGGCCAGCACAGGTGTGGCcatcttgtattttttttaataacacttTATACTGTAGCCACTAGAACTTGAAAATATTTAGATAGGGCCTTGTATCCCTTTCCTTGTGAGCAGCCACAATGCACAGCCGGAGGTCCTCACTGAGCTTCTTTGTCTTAGCCATGACTGTCCATAAGCAACTGCAGAGAGCTGCTGCACACCCGATCTCGTCTGCTCTCGGAAGCTAGACAGGGTTgagcttggttagtacttggatgggagaccgcctgggagtaccaggtgctgtaagctttcaccccaaccggtcgcagcagatagccgcccctccctgagcctggtttcttcctgttaaaagggagtttttacttcccactgtcgccaaagtgctttctcatagggggtcatatgattgttgagatttcttttcctctgtatgtattattgtagggtctaccttacaatataaagcaccttgaggagactgttgttgtgatttggcgctgtataaataaaattgaattgaatttcgCCTGTTGATTTGGTTAAAAAAGATGTTCCCAATTAATCAGGGTCATTAGGATGCTTTAGAACAGCTTGGACTATTTGAAATGGTGATATAAATTTTTGGATTTTCCCAGAGACTGACAGTTTGTGAAGGGTATGAATCATTTTGGACATGACACTTTTTGATCAAATCTAAATGAAAgtggagaaatatttttttcccccacaatgATACCTCTTGTACATCGTGTTATTATCTTTTGGGAGACGCCTGTGTCATTTCCAGTCCAAATACAaacgaaaaaaacaacaacaaaaaacctcgCTTGTTAAATAAAAGTAACTTCAAGTCAAAATGTGCCAGGGGTGTGAATAATTATGGGCTTGACTGTGCCTtagagcagtggttcccaaacttattttgctgggcccccctttgttttacaagaaaaatatttgCGCCCCCCCCTCTTCccggcacgcacacacacatcctccaaccacacgcGCCCATAttttggtttatttcacacctcaaacatttagtaaacagttaagcaaatacaagtaaacagcaataaattacaggtagtaataaaataaactactaactcgtttacgctgcgtccgcacctacacgggtgattttgaacacgcagctgtttcgtccacgtaaacggcgtttcgaatctccgaaaacggagattttttaaaactccttttttgcgtttccgtgtggacgaggaatacagagttggtcacgcagcgtcaaaggtatGCGCCTTtattcacgtcacgctgtggccacgttattgtttacatgagatgaattgcagaatgatAGAGacgaaatactgttaatctgactgtctgcaggttttatacgcagttactgtccctccatttacaaaggcagaggcgtcacggtgtcattattttatgtgttgttgtttttcctgtgtaataatgttcaacattgttatcaatacatttttaaaaaaaaaaacgcctctctgtgcaaaatgtgttcaaaaacataaacagctgtgggatcctgtttgtctgtgatttgaaccgagggaacaaatcgtggcaggatcagcctgatgttatttgcatcctgctgtaactttactgtataaagagcaaacatctccaacatGTCAGGAGCAGTTAGTCATTATGAGAAGTgtttgaactaaaaatcaagaatgtgggatcctgttagTCCCtgatttaaacagcccagcgctgctcccgatgCAGGGGAAACCAaccctgcagggagacctacctctgcacctgtgcaggtgaagccaaagggcagatttgcttcaccagattttctagtctttgtcttagaatgaagttggtttggaaacatattcagcgatgcttcatctcctgctttgcgtttgtgtgggcgccccgtgctatcagtgtccaagcgttattgttcccccccccttttcataccgcgccccccctgcaatggctctgtgcCCCCCCCAGGGGGCGGGTCCCACACTCTGGGAAGGACTGCCTTAGAGAGACTTAAAACTCAAACTCTCTTAAACTCTAATGACACCATTCATCTAGATCAgccatcccccccccccccaaaaaaaaaaaaaacaacccagggGACCTATCCaatcttaaatcttcactctaaTCAAAATACAAGAGAAAGTCATATATTTCCTTGATTTTGGGGGGTATCACTAATCTAgatattcattcattttctctttGTGGATGTCAGCAGAAAGTGCTAATTGGACCTCTCAGTGACAGGGCCAAGGGTTCagccttttcttttaatttgtcaccCATCATATGTACACTGTATTTATGTGTCTCTCCACAGTATCacctattttgttttattttctcttcccAGTGCATTTGCATGAGTTTACTGAGATGTTAAATGGAttcttaaaacagaaaagaaaaatctgattaCAACAATTAACCCACCCTTGAAAGACCCAGGGTGAGAGCTATAAGAGGCAGCCCTGGGTACTGAGGACATTGTCACAACATTTCAGAGACCGTGAGATCATAGTCAAACCACAGCACGGCACCAGTCCCCAGGTTTTAACGATTAGTTGATCAACGATAAATGCTCACTATGGAAACTTGCTGATTAGTCTCTCAGGAAGTAGGCAGCCAAAAGACACGACCACACCAACATCAAACCGTCCATTCACATCATCAGGGGGCCAACTGTGTAGCGGAAGGTGGTTCTCTTGAGCAAACCTCTTCACTGGAACATCACCAGCCAAGGTAACAACTTCAAGGGTCTCCACTATCCCTTCACTGGTGCCCCTACAACACAAAAGGAAGGGTtaagtataaaaaaaacaaactaataacTGTAGCACCCCAGCAGTGTATTCAACTCTCTAggacaaaaatatgttttaaagtcAATACCAGATACTAAAGGCTCTATTTTACCAGGAAATCAAAGTGGAAAATAGAGCATTAAACTGATTGTATTCATTTCCTCACTTTTattgactttgtgtttgtgaacaATGTATGCAGTGAGATTTCTGATCATGGAGTCTGGAATTAAACTACAACACAGTTCTGTGTCAATGAAGCCCTCATCTATTTCCTGCAAGCTAACGATTCTTTTAGTAATCTATTCCATCAATTAGTACTTGTGTCTTATTAATGAGCATTGATAAAtattcaaaagagaaaaaataaagatcTTTCAAGTGCTCATTAGTTTCCGTTTTAGAAAGTGGAATGTTTTTTGTTCCATTTGTCAAAAAATAACCAAGCCCACTGATTGTATGTAAAGACAAACATTTCTTAAATGcaaaattatataaatacaCTAAAGTACAGTCTAAGATCAAAgtcaaataacataaaatatgtatgcaaTCTAAATTAAGGCATAAAAAATTACCTTCACTCTGTCTTTCAGGGTTTTGTAAGAGTTTTACTCGCCCATGTAGATTTTATTCACACACTTCTCCTAAATAAGTTTCTATTGCAGGTCTGTTTTTAGTCACAAAAGTGTGCAATGTCTTGTTTTCATGGTGACAATGGCGCAGTACAGAGCCGTGCATTAAGCGAAGAATGTGTCCAGAGTTTTTATAATTGAATTATTGTAAATACTCAATGAATAGTTGCAGCCCTGCCCTctctaaatgtttaaatgtacaTAGGACACTGGAATTGCACATACAGATAAAGCCAGCAAGAACTGCTGCCTGGTCCTCCCTGTGGGATGTGTCAACTATTACGAAGCCACTATCATTCAGTTACAGAGTATTACCAAGAGGTGGCGCTTTTCTCACAAGAACTTTGACTTGTTTGAAAGTGATAAtagtattttagtattttatgcAAGGACTGTTTCTCACAGAAGTTCACAGAAAAGCTCCATTTGTATGTAACCTGTGTGTTTATGTACACTCACTGATCAATGAGTATGATACAAATACTGAACTTCACCACTCAACCACTGACATTGCTACAATTCAGTGAATGTACACTTGTA encodes the following:
- the mtfmt gene encoding methionyl-tRNA formyltransferase, mitochondrial isoform X3, with product MWTSAKTIRASVESLKRCQRCCMGTVWRGDTDRGQRQLCRVLSSASKPKWRLLFFGTDHFAVESLKLLTSCRGTSEGIVETLEVVTLAGDVPVKSGILNVHPSLLPRWRGPAPIFHTILHGDSVTGVSIIQIRPHRFDVGPILNQQFYQVPENCTADELGGTLATMGAHLLINTLMSLSERMENQREQGQTGATFAPKIKMSMSWIVWEEQTCDQIDRLYRAVGSRIPLRTMWMGRTIKLLDFAGKCHVSLSDQRRNPIPGSVSFQKESNTLAVCCKIYPGPFPACLSSRGRVSGWCFPSVGSEEREPLEGVRFPSFPSHTPEPWTPLPSLQHFVNSITWCRCVNKICKSCKESRSAPESVN
- the mtfmt gene encoding methionyl-tRNA formyltransferase, mitochondrial isoform X1 translates to MWTSAKTIRASVESLKRCQRCCMGTVWRGDTDRGQRQLCRVLSSASKPKWRLLFFGTDHFAVESLKLLTSCRGTSEGIVETLEVVTLAGDVPVKRFAQENHLPLHSWPPDDVNGRFDVGVVVSFGCLLPERLISKFPYGILNVHPSLLPRWRGPAPIFHTILHGDSVTGVSIIQIRPHRFDVGPILNQQFYQVPENCTADELGGTLATMGAHLLINTLMSLSERMENQREQGQTGATFAPKIKMSMSWIVWEEQTCDQIDRLYRAVGSRIPLRTMWMGRTIKLLDFAGKCHVSLSDQRRNPIPGSVSFQKESNTLAVCCKIYPGPFPACLSSRGRVSGWCFPSVGSEEREPLEGVRFPSFPSHTPEPWTPLPSLQHFVNSITWCRCVNKICKSCKESRSAPESVN
- the mtfmt gene encoding methionyl-tRNA formyltransferase, mitochondrial isoform X2, producing MWTSAKTIRASVESLKRCQRCCMGTVWRGDTDRGQRQLCRVLSSASKPKWRLLFFGTDHFAVESLKLLTSCRGTSEGIVETLEVVTLAGDVPVKRFAQENHLPLHSWPPDDVNGRFDVGVVVSFGCLLPERLISKFPYGILNVHPSLLPRWRGPAPIFHTILHGDSVTGVSIIQIRPHRFDVGPILNQQFYQVPENCTADELGGTLATMGAHLLINTLMSLSERMENQREQGQTGATFAPKIKMSMSWIVWEEQTCDQIDRLYRAVGSRIPLRTMWMGRTIKLLDFAGKCHVSLSDQRRNPIPGSVSFQKESNTLAVCCKDGWVGFRSVLLNKRLTAADFYNGYLHQTRQKNTPCETAEGQFFSKKGGIEVHQMRKNSKL